In the bacterium genome, CAGTCGGTAGATTGGAATGTCGGGAATAAGTGGGTCGGTCCCGGTGTGATCGCGTGCATCAACGGTGGCCGTGGAACCGATGACCTGCCACGTCGTGCCTAGGGAACTCAGTTCGGGGACTGAGTTTGCCTCAGCGGTTACGAAGGCATCGTAGTCCGCGATATCCGCGGAGACTGCATTCCTAGTACCGACAGTCACGAAGGCCAGTCGGTATTGAGCGCCGGGTAGGAGGTCCGTGGGTGTTGTGATCGGAGTGGCGAAGCTCGGGGCGGCTGGAAGCGTGAGTGAGGCGATCGCGGTAATCGCGATGCAGATGCGCGACAAGCGGTGCCGAGGCGACGAATCAGCCATCGCCTTCCAGTGTACACCGGAAACGATCCGCCAATCCGTCAAATCCGTCAAACATCTCCACACGCCAAGAAAGTCCGGCAAAACGCAGCGGCGAGGTTGAAAGCAACCCCCGCCGGGCGTTTCGGAGCCACCAAAGAGCGCTGCAACGCCCACACGAAGAGCGCGGAGCACGACCGGCGGGGGTTGCTTTCGACCGACTCAGCTACCGCAACCGCCGGACCTATGAGAATACCGCAGGCCTCCGCCGCACCTCTTCCTCGAGCAAAGTCTGAACAGCACCCCGCACACGTTCCCGCGTCCGATTGACGTACAGCGGGTCATCCGCAGCCTCGGGTTCGACTGAATCGAAGTAGAAGGGCTCGCCGAAGCGGATGCGCCATTGACTGGGTAGTGGCACGAGTCCCAGTGGTCCCAGCAGCGGGAACGTCGGCGTGATCGGAACGGGAGTTCCGAGAATCCGCCTGGGCAGACGCGGCTGGAAGAGAATCGGATGGACCTCTTCGGCTCCGACGACGGCTACCGGGACGATGATCGCGCGCTGTCGGACCGCCAGAGATACGAAACCGCCGCGACCGAAACGCTGCAGGCGATAGCGATCGCGAAACGGCTTGACCGCGCCTTTCTGCCCTTCGGGAAAAGCGATCACCGAGTCCCCCTTCTCCAGCAGGCGTTCGGCGTTGTCGCTCGACGCCCGAACACCTCCGATGCGTGCGATCGCAGGTTGCGTGAAGGGCAGAGTCATCAACCAGTCCGCAACC is a window encoding:
- a CDS encoding PEP-CTERM sorting domain-containing protein; the protein is MTDLTDWRIVSGVHWKAMADSSPRHRLSRICIAITAIASLTLPAAPSFATPITTPTDLLPGAQYRLAFVTVGTRNAVSADIADYDAFVTAEANSVPELSSLGTTWQVIGSTATVDARDHTGTDPLIPDIPIYRLDDIRLVDDYADLWDASLDAPLRVDSNGNIAPVGVGVYTGTIFSGVAVFPLGGAKVTLGAAFDPGISWIQAAYTEHPSVDLESLYALSAILTVPVPEAGATVMLTLACVALLLDRRD
- a CDS encoding acyltransferase family protein; this encodes MSESEEDARPDEFEELRDSISALRRELEGRFGVGSTEVEEGDPELEDEEIEQEGLIARLRRKMVGRVRDFDVVELYEELRQHSSLPGQSDVSAVVDEFGLDERYLRRARRYIDFLYERWFRVKAFDTQNIPQAERLLFVSNRSGILPYDGLMIASTVERHVPGAQRPRFLVADWLMTLPFTQPAIARIGGVRASSDNAERLLEKGDSVIAFPEGQKGAVKPFRDRYRLQRFGRGGFVSLAVRQRAIIVPVAVVGAEEVHPILFQPRLPRRILGTPVPITPTFPLLGPLGLVPLPSQWRIRFGEPFYFDSVEPEAADDPLYVNRTRERVRGAVQTLLEEEVRRRPAVFS